A window from Apostichopus japonicus isolate 1M-3 chromosome 2, ASM3797524v1, whole genome shotgun sequence encodes these proteins:
- the LOC139981946 gene encoding dynein light chain Tctex-type 5-B-like: MAQVSTGKFSASTQRSTDIRAGVGTTVTSRPQVRYECTYKMTPDRKLLPYEATNIIEDILESELQSQRYDPKKSQLWCCDLADKIKGKVKDLGYGRYKIVALVTIGSVEHGAVCCASQCVWNDKFDTYGEYTYRNGSLYAVGTVYGIYQE; this comes from the coding sequence ATGGCTCAAGTTTCAACAGGTAAATTTTCGGCTTCGACTCAGAGAAGCACGGATATTCGAGCCGGAGTAGGCACCACGGTAACGTCACGTCCACAAGTACGTTACGAGTGCACCTATAAAATGACACCTGATCGAAAACTTCTTCCGTACGAAGCAACAAATATCATTGAGGACATTTTGGAGTCGGAACTTCAATCGCAACGGTACGATCCAAAGAAGAGCCAGCTCTGGTGTTGTGATCTGGCTGATAAGATCAAGGGAAAAGTGAAGGATCTGGGCTACGGGAGGTACAAGATCGTAGCCCTGGTTACCATCGGGTCCGTTGAGCACGGTGCTGTCTGCTGTGCGAGTCAATGTGTTTGGAATGATAAATTCGACACTTATGGAGAGTATACCTACAGGAATGGATCATTATATGCTGTTGGAACAGTTTATGGAATTTATCAAGAATAG